Proteins encoded by one window of Winogradskyella sp. PG-2:
- a CDS encoding CBS domain-containing protein encodes MGIKSFQGARKQQNSSELVALKVRDYMTTNLITFKPNQSVQEVVESLIKYKISGGPVVNDRQELVGIISEGDCLKQLSESRYYNMPLEHDNVEKRMAVNVETIDGNMDVFDAANKFLQSKRRRFPIVENGKLIGQISQKDILKAALQLKGENWNSTTKG; translated from the coding sequence ATGGGAATAAAAAGTTTTCAAGGTGCGCGTAAGCAACAAAACTCATCAGAACTTGTTGCACTTAAAGTAAGAGATTATATGACTACTAACCTCATTACTTTTAAGCCAAATCAATCTGTACAAGAAGTTGTTGAGTCCCTAATTAAGTATAAAATATCTGGTGGTCCAGTAGTGAATGACAGACAAGAGTTGGTAGGTATTATTTCTGAAGGAGATTGTTTAAAGCAATTGAGCGAAAGTCGCTACTACAATATGCCCTTAGAGCACGATAATGTAGAAAAGAGAATGGCTGTTAATGTAGAGACTATTGATGGTAATATGGATGTATTTGATGCTGCAAATAAGTTTTTACAATCAAAAAGACGTCGTTTTCCCATTGTAGAAAATGGTAAACTTATTGGACAAATTAGTCAGAAAGATATTTTAAAAGCGGCACTGCAACTTAAAGGCGAAAACTGGAATAGTACAACAAAAGGTTAG
- a CDS encoding single-stranded DNA-binding protein: MNTLRNKVQLIGNLGNDPEIINLESGKTLAKFAIATNESYKNVQGEKVTDTQWHNIVAWGKTAQIVEKYVGKGKEVAIEGKLTTRSWEDKDGMKRYITEVVCSELLMLGK, encoded by the coding sequence ATGAACACATTAAGAAACAAAGTACAGTTGATTGGTAACTTAGGGAACGATCCGGAAATTATCAACTTAGAATCAGGTAAAACCTTGGCGAAATTTGCAATCGCTACAAACGAAAGTTATAAGAATGTACAAGGTGAAAAAGTAACAGATACACAATGGCACAACATTGTGGCTTGGGGAAAAACGGCTCAGATTGTAGAAAAATATGTAGGTAAAGGAAAAGAAGTCGCTATAGAAGGAAAGTTAACCACACGTTCTTGGGAAGATAAAGATGGTATGAAACGTTATATTACAGAAGTAGTTTGTAGTGAACTTTTAATGTTAGGTAAATAG